A genomic segment from Spinacia oleracea cultivar Varoflay chromosome 3, BTI_SOV_V1, whole genome shotgun sequence encodes:
- the LOC130470006 gene encoding uncharacterized protein, with product MTAYKTPLGMLAYRLVFGKGCHLPVEIEHKSYWAVKQCKMDYDLAGQQRKLSLQELEEIRLEAYENAQMYKDKTKAFHDKRIVKTTFSVGKKVLLYNARLKLFPGKLRSRWLGPFVITNIFDHGAVEIKCVDSGKVFKVNGHGLKAFYEYEQAGMIEEINLSKD from the coding sequence ATGACAGCTTACAAAACGCCTTTAGGGATGTTAGCATATCGACTTGTTTTTGGGAAAGGTTGTCATTTACCTGTGGAAATCGAGCATAAGTCTTATTGGGCTGTTAAGCAATGTAAAATGGATTATGATTTGGCTGGGCAGCAGAGAAAACTTAGTTTGCAAGAGCTTGAAGAAATCAGATTAGAGGCTTATGAAAATGCTCAGATGTACAAAGACAAAACTAAGGCATTTCATGATAAAAGGATAGTCAAAACTACTTTTTCTGTAGGAAAAAAAGTTCTTTTATACAATGCTCGTTTGAAATTATTCCCTGGCAAACTTCGATCTAGATGGCTTGGTCCCTTTGTTATTACTAATATATTTGATCATGGTGCAGTTGAGATTAAATGTGTGGATTCTGGTAAAGTATTCAAGGTCAATGGTCACGGATTAAAAGCATTCTATGAGTATGAACAAGCAGGGATGATTGAAGAAATAAATCTTTCAAAAGACTGA